In one Watersipora subatra chromosome 6, tzWatSuba1.1, whole genome shotgun sequence genomic region, the following are encoded:
- the LOC137398457 gene encoding piggyBac transposable element-derived protein 3-like, with amino-acid sequence MAEIKKFFGMSLIMGCINMKRLRMYWSKKTRVPIIANSMSRTRFFKIRNNLKVVDNFLVNEHEKKVDRLWKVRPFVEQIRTACAQVARGDKVSIDEQMISFTGRCPARQYVPRKPSPTVTFSADKVMKKKDRGAMEQFVSANQKHEQISIIKWFDNKSILIASSSHGLEPRDECRRWCKKTKSFLTVPRPAAVREYNKSMGGVDLCDQMVSYHRFTARSKRWPIRVIMHLTDVAVNNCWLEYRRNNTSSKIMQLYDYTVFC; translated from the coding sequence ATGGCAGAGATTAAGAAATTCTTTGGGATGAGCCTCATAATGGGTTGCATCAACATGAAGAGACTGCGAATGTATTGGTCTAAGAAGACGAGGGTACCAATTATAGCAAATTCAATGTCTCGAACAcgattttttaaaatcagaaatAATCTTAAAGTAGTTGACAACTTCTTGGTAAATGAGCACGAGAAAAAAGTAGATAGACTTTGGAAAGTCCGTCCCTTCGTTGAACAGATAAGAACTGCTTGCGCACAGGTAGCTAGGGGAGACAAAGTGAGCATTGATGAGCAGATGATATCTTTCACCGGAAGATGTCCAGCTAGGCAATACGTGCCGCGAAAGCCGTCCCCAACAGTAACGTTCTCAGCAGATAAAGTCATGAAGAAGAAAGATAGAGGAGCCATGGAGCAATTTGTCTCTGCAAACCAGAAACACGAGCAGATCAGCATCATCAAGTGGTTTGACAACAAGAGCATTCTTATTGCTTCTTCTTCACATGGCTTAGAACCAAGAGATGAGTGCCGGAGATGGTGCAAAAAGACTAAGTCATTTCTTACTGTGCCTCGACCAGCTGCCGTTCGAGAATACAATAAATCAATGGGAGGAGTAGACTTATGTGATCAGATGGTTTCATACCATCGGTTTACGGCACGATCAAAGCGGTGGCCAATCCGAGTTATTATGCATCTTACAGATGTAGCTGTGAACAACTGTTGGCTAGAATACAGAAGGAACAACACAAGTTCCAAAATAATGCAGCTGTATGACTATACCGTTTTTTGCTAG